One stretch of Armigeres subalbatus isolate Guangzhou_Male chromosome 2, GZ_Asu_2, whole genome shotgun sequence DNA includes these proteins:
- the LOC134211281 gene encoding adult-specific cuticular protein ACP-20-like — MFKLILALSLALAVVSAQWEGGYGGDHHHHHEEHHSHPKYKFEYGVKDHKTGDHKSQWEHRDGDVVKGQYTLHEADGTERIVDYTSDKHHGFQAHVKRVGHAHHPQVYGHHEGGYGGAEGAFGGHGHGHGHASSYANSNLHSYHH, encoded by the exons ATGTTCAAG CTGATCCTAGCTCTTTCCTTGGCTTTGGCTGTCGTGTCCGCTCAATGGGAAGGTGGTTATGGAGGTgatcaccaccatcatcatgaGGAACACCATTCACATCCGAAGTACAAGTTCGAATACGGCGTTAAGGATCACAAAACAGGGGATCACAAGAGCCAGTGGGAGCACCGAGATGGCGACGTCGTAAAAGGGCAGTACACTCTTCATGAGGCCGATGGTACCGAGCGCATCGTTGATTATACTTCCGATAAGCATCACGGATTCCAGGCCCATGTGAAACGCGTTGGTCACGCACACCACCCGCAGGTCTATGGACACCATGAGGGTGGATATGGTGGTGCtgaaggagctttcggaggtCACGGACATGGACACGGGCATGCAAGCAGCTATGCCAACTCGAACCTGCATTCGTACCATCACTGA